The following are from one region of the Miscanthus floridulus cultivar M001 unplaced genomic scaffold, ASM1932011v1 fs_487_3_4, whole genome shotgun sequence genome:
- the LOC136531957 gene encoding protein argonaute 1B-like gives MWQEVVAIKKACSYLEPDYMPSVTFVVLQKRRRARFFTGNNERRDRMFNGSGNVLPGTVVDSDICHPNEFGFYLCSQIVTQGTIQPAHYHILWDENRFAADTFQCLTNYLCYTYVGCTHSVSIVPPVLYARLMASRCRLYMERTSSDSEKVDEGHAPSGRF, from the exons ATGTGGCAAGAAGTTGTTGCCATTAAAAAG GCATGTAGCTATTTGGAGCCTGATTATATGCCGTCCGTGACCTTTGTGGTGCTCCAGAAGCGTCGCCGTGCACGGTTTTTCACTGGTAATAACGAGCGTAGGGACCGGATGTTTAATGGTTCGGGAAATGTCTTGCCTG GAACTGTGGTTGATTCAGATATATGCCACCCAAATGAGTTTGGATTTTACCTGTGCAGCCAAATTGTAACTCAG GGAACGATCCAGCCTGCGCATTATCACATATTGTGGGATGAGAACAGATTTGCGGCTGATACTTTCCAGTGCCTCACAAACTACCTGTGCTACAC CTATGTTGGGTGCACTCATTCTGTATCAATCG TGCCTCCGGTGTTGTACGCTCGTCTTATGGCTTCACGGTGTCGATTGTACATGGAACGTACTTCCTCTGACTCTGAGAAGGTAGATGAAGGCCATGCTCCCTCCGGCCGCTTCTGA